The genomic region CGCTCCCTGCGCGTTACAGGATGAACTGCTGCAGGTCGACGTCGTTTCTCACGTCTTCGAGGTGTTCGGAGACATAGGCCTTGTCGATGACGATATGCTGCCCCGCCCTGTCGGGAGCCTCGAAGGAGATATCGGCAAGGATTTTCTCAAGAATGGTGTAGAGCCTGCGCGCGCCGATGTTTTCGCTGCGGGCATTGGTTTCCTCGGCAAAGGAAGCGATTTCCCGGAGCCCCTCGTCGGAGAAGTGGAGGGTGACGTTTTCGGTGGAAAGCAGGGCGGCGTACTGCTTCTGCAGGGAGTTATGGGGCTCGGTAAGGATGCGGTAGAATTCCTTGCTGCCGAGGGCCTGAAGCTCCACGCGCAGGGGGAAGCGGCCCTGCAGTTCGGGAATGAGGTCGGAAGGCTTGCTGAAATGGAAGGCGCCCGCGGCGATGAAGAGAATATGATCGGTGTGGATCATGCCGTGCTTGGTATTGACCACGCAGCCTTCCACCACGGGCAAGAGGTCGCGCTGCACGCCCTCGCGGGAAATGTCGGAAGAACGCTGCTGGGCGGCGGAGCTGGCGATCTTGTCGATTTCGTCGATGAAGACGATGCCGCTCTGTTCCACCCTTTCGCGGGCCACTTCCACAATGCGTTCCTCATCGAGCATGGAATCGCGCGCCTGCTGCACGAGAATATCGTAGGCGGCGCGGGTTTTCATGCGCTTTTTCTGCGTTTTGGGCGGCATGAAGCGGCTCATCATG from Mailhella massiliensis harbors:
- the hslU gene encoding ATP-dependent protease ATPase subunit HslU; amino-acid sequence: MNTLTPRQIVAELDKYIVGQEQAKRMVAVAVRNRWRRQQLDPSMRDEIAPKNIILMGPTGVGKTEIARRLAKLTGAPFIKVEATKYTEVGYVGRDVESMIRDLMEIGIKLVRDEEGQRVAARAEAQAEERLLDLLLPGSGMESGREATREKLRNLWKLGHLDDHEVEVEVTEQAPQMDMFAMPGMDNSLGSQMKSMMSRFMPPKTQKKRMKTRAAYDILVQQARDSMLDEERIVEVARERVEQSGIVFIDEIDKIASSAAQQRSSDISREGVQRDLLPVVEGCVVNTKHGMIHTDHILFIAAGAFHFSKPSDLIPELQGRFPLRVELQALGSKEFYRILTEPHNSLQKQYAALLSTENVTLHFSDEGLREIASFAEETNARSENIGARRLYTILEKILADISFEAPDRAGQHIVIDKAYVSEHLEDVRNDVDLQQFIL